In the Solibacillus sp. FSL K6-1523 genome, one interval contains:
- a CDS encoding HAD hydrolase family protein, producing the protein MIFVFDLDGTLCFQGQPLDQEITAALKFCEELGHEIIFASARPIRDMLPVIPKDFHSCRMIGSNGAFTFVEGKIEVEFLDAAIQTQLMELIAQHQLSYLADSDWDYAYSGSEDHPMYRGINSEKKAKRLAIEQLNGFSKVLLFDPPSHVKEYVHTLPVTIFEYTEEKIIDICSNDLNKVKGLSRLGVQKYIAFGNDVNDVLMFQQAQHSVCVGEHEVGDHATERVAQKEVAHKIEQLAKQWERKPIFAN; encoded by the coding sequence ATGATTTTTGTATTTGATTTAGATGGAACGCTTTGCTTTCAAGGGCAACCGCTTGATCAGGAAATAACAGCGGCATTGAAATTTTGTGAGGAGCTAGGACACGAAATTATTTTTGCGTCGGCTCGTCCAATTCGGGATATGTTACCGGTCATACCAAAGGATTTTCATTCATGTCGTATGATTGGTAGCAATGGGGCCTTTACATTTGTTGAGGGTAAAATCGAGGTGGAGTTTTTAGACGCAGCGATTCAAACGCAACTTATGGAGCTAATTGCGCAACATCAATTATCGTATTTAGCAGACAGTGATTGGGATTATGCGTATTCGGGCAGCGAGGACCATCCGATGTACCGTGGCATAAATAGCGAGAAAAAAGCAAAGCGTTTAGCGATTGAGCAATTAAATGGCTTTTCAAAAGTATTATTATTTGATCCGCCGTCTCATGTTAAGGAATATGTACATACATTACCTGTTACGATTTTTGAATATACCGAGGAAAAAATTATCGACATTTGCTCGAATGATTTAAATAAAGTAAAAGGTTTAAGTCGTTTAGGCGTCCAAAAATACATCGCTTTTGGCAATGATGTGAATGATGTATTAATGTTCCAACAAGCACAGCATAGCGTTTGTGTTGGGGAGCATGAAGTAGGGGATCATGCAACTGAACGGGTAGCGCAAAAGGAAGTCGCACATAAAATTGAGCAACTTGCAAAACAGTGGGAGAGAAAGCCAATTTTCGCCAACTAG
- the vrrA gene encoding VrrA/YqfQ family protein, producing MRPPYYYPSGFMMNPMQMPMRYPMYSPYQMRGSMFSQMPMPRQIPFQAPRAGLADAGLAGAGLAGAAGLAGAAGAAGEAGIAGAAAAGGTPRLEGFLAGANSLFSNAQKFTPYVQQAAPMFKNLPALWRMYKGFKGEPDTSADLAREIFESTAITPTEQRGNQRPPSAPTGQRDNQGPPSAQTGQRGNQRPPSAQTGQRGNQRPPSSPPTGQQENQRPPSAPATPRPSVPRIFQPPFDF from the coding sequence ATGCGTCCTCCATATTATTATCCATCTGGTTTTATGATGAACCCAATGCAAATGCCGATGCGTTATCCTATGTATTCACCTTATCAAATGCGAGGTTCGATGTTTTCACAAATGCCGATGCCGAGACAAATACCGTTCCAAGCCCCAAGAGCCGGGTTGGCAGATGCTGGATTAGCCGGGGCTGGATTAGCGGGTGCAGCAGGTTTGGCTGGGGCAGCGGGCGCAGCTGGAGAAGCAGGTATAGCAGGCGCAGCTGCAGCTGGCGGTACCCCACGCTTAGAAGGTTTTTTAGCGGGCGCAAATTCATTATTTTCAAATGCCCAAAAATTTACACCGTACGTTCAACAAGCTGCTCCAATGTTCAAAAATCTTCCTGCATTGTGGAGAATGTATAAAGGTTTTAAAGGTGAGCCGGATACATCTGCCGACTTGGCAAGAGAAATATTTGAGTCGACAGCCATTACCCCAACAGAACAACGTGGGAATCAAAGACCCCCATCCGCGCCAACAGGACAACGAGATAACCAAGGACCACCATCTGCACAAACAGGACAACGAGGTAACCAAAGACCACCATCTGCACAAACAGGACAGCGAGGTAACCAAAGACCACCATCTTCTCCACCAACAGGACAGCAAGAAAATCAAAGACCCCCATCCGCACCAGCAACTCCACGCCCTTCTGTACCGAGGATCTTTCAACCACCCTTTGATTTTTAA
- a CDS encoding DEAD/DEAH box helicase, whose product MSKYTDYNFKPFLQDAIAKLGFTEPTPIQKEIIPLVLKGKSAIGQAHTGTGKTHSFLLPIVQRIQEEKQEVQAVITSPTRELAQQIFDALNQLTEGTEITSKLFIGGTDKQRSIDRLKTQPQIVVGTPGRIRDLVKENALLVHTAPILVVDEADLAFDMGFIEEIDGFASSMPDKLEMFVFSATIPEKLKPFLKKYMDAPTHVHMNDKRPVAEGIDFVLVPVRSKSRNARLLDVMKGINPFLAVVFCNTRKNAESVATFLAEQGIRVGQIHGDLSPRDRKKMMKQVRDLEFQYIVATDLAARGIDIQGISHVINYELPEDLEFFVHRVGRTARAGTKGTAITLFQPEDEDAIVRIEKMGIPFVQKDVKNGEWTELKERHSRKNRVKQIDEIDQKAIALVRKPKKVKPGYKRNMRWEMEKVKKRERRIKRRTNK is encoded by the coding sequence ATGTCAAAATATACTGATTATAATTTCAAGCCATTTTTGCAGGACGCCATTGCAAAGCTTGGATTTACAGAGCCGACACCGATTCAAAAAGAAATTATTCCACTCGTACTAAAGGGAAAAAGTGCGATTGGACAAGCACATACAGGTACAGGGAAAACACATAGTTTTTTATTACCAATTGTGCAACGTATTCAAGAGGAAAAACAAGAGGTGCAAGCCGTTATCACATCGCCAACACGTGAGCTTGCGCAACAAATTTTTGATGCGTTAAACCAGTTAACAGAAGGTACGGAAATTACTTCTAAATTATTTATCGGCGGAACGGACAAACAACGTTCAATTGACCGATTAAAAACACAACCCCAAATTGTTGTAGGTACACCAGGTCGTATTCGCGATTTAGTAAAAGAAAATGCCTTACTTGTACACACTGCACCAATTTTAGTTGTTGATGAGGCAGATTTAGCCTTTGACATGGGCTTCATTGAGGAAATTGATGGTTTTGCTTCAAGCATGCCAGATAAGCTAGAAATGTTCGTGTTTTCAGCAACAATTCCAGAAAAATTAAAGCCTTTCTTAAAAAAATATATGGATGCACCTACGCATGTTCATATGAATGATAAACGCCCAGTTGCAGAAGGTATTGATTTTGTATTAGTACCTGTACGTTCGAAATCACGTAATGCACGTTTATTAGATGTCATGAAGGGAATTAATCCATTTTTAGCAGTCGTATTTTGTAATACACGTAAAAATGCTGAGTCTGTTGCGACATTTTTAGCAGAGCAAGGCATTCGTGTAGGACAAATTCATGGTGATTTATCGCCACGTGACCGTAAAAAAATGATGAAACAAGTTCGTGATTTAGAATTCCAATACATCGTAGCGACAGATCTTGCTGCGCGCGGTATTGATATTCAAGGGATTTCACACGTGATTAACTATGAGCTTCCAGAAGACTTAGAGTTTTTCGTTCACCGTGTAGGTCGTACTGCTCGTGCTGGCACAAAAGGAACAGCGATTACATTGTTCCAACCAGAAGATGAGGATGCAATTGTTCGTATCGAGAAAATGGGCATTCCATTCGTACAAAAAGACGTGAAAAATGGTGAATGGACTGAGTTGAAAGAGCGTCACTCACGTAAAAACCGTGTGAAGCAAATCGACGAAATTGACCAAAAAGCGATTGCTCTTGTTCGTAAACCGAAAAAGGTAAAACCAGGCTATAAACGTAATATGCGATGGGAAATGGAAAAAGTTAAAAAACGTGAACGTCGTATTAAACGTCGTACAAATAAATAG
- a CDS encoding deoxyribonuclease IV produces the protein MLLGSHVSMSGKKMLLGASEEALSYGANTFMIYTGAPQNTRRKPIEELNIAKGLMHMQEHGMSNIIVHAPYIINLGNTTKPETFELGVNFLQEEIKRTAALEAKQIVLHPGAHVGAGVDAGIARIVEGLNEVLSQDYPVQIALETMAGKGTEIGRNFEELARIFDGVTNNERLSVCFDTCHTHDAGYDVVNDFDGVLNEFDKIIGLDRLKVLHINDSKNVRGAGKDRHENIGFGELGFEALKYIVHHPQLMHVPKILETPFVGTDAKNKQAPYKVEIAMLREGKFQPELIDAMRG, from the coding sequence ATGTTGCTAGGTTCTCACGTATCTATGAGCGGTAAGAAAATGTTACTTGGAGCAAGTGAAGAGGCACTTTCTTACGGAGCGAATACATTCATGATTTATACAGGTGCGCCGCAAAATACGCGTCGTAAGCCAATTGAAGAATTGAATATTGCAAAAGGTCTTATGCATATGCAAGAACATGGCATGAGCAATATTATCGTCCACGCGCCGTATATTATTAATCTAGGAAATACGACAAAACCCGAAACGTTTGAGCTCGGTGTCAATTTCCTGCAAGAAGAAATTAAACGTACAGCCGCACTAGAAGCAAAACAAATTGTGTTGCATCCAGGTGCGCATGTCGGTGCAGGAGTAGATGCTGGGATTGCGCGAATTGTGGAAGGGTTAAATGAAGTGCTTTCACAAGATTATCCGGTTCAAATTGCACTGGAAACAATGGCTGGCAAAGGTACGGAAATTGGTCGCAATTTTGAAGAGCTTGCGCGTATTTTTGATGGTGTAACGAATAATGAACGTTTATCTGTTTGTTTCGATACATGTCATACACATGATGCAGGCTATGATGTCGTGAATGATTTTGATGGTGTTTTAAATGAATTCGACAAAATTATTGGCTTAGATCGATTAAAAGTACTACACATTAATGATTCCAAAAACGTGCGTGGTGCTGGGAAAGACCGTCACGAAAATATTGGTTTTGGTGAGCTTGGTTTTGAAGCATTGAAATATATTGTGCATCACCCGCAGTTAATGCATGTACCGAAAATTTTAGAAACGCCATTTGTAGGGACAGACGCGAAAAATAAGCAAGCGCCTTATAAAGTAGAAATCGCGATGCTGCGAGAGGGCAAGTTCCAACCAGAACTAATCGACGCAATGCGTGGGTAA
- a CDS encoding Y-family DNA polymerase → MNHPLPNRSIICIDMRCFYASCIAVLEGLDVMKVPIAVIGNFKQPGSIVLAASPPMKEQFRIKTGNRLYEIPKHPDIRLFEAKMSFFLNMSMAITKLIAQFVPREAIHVYSVDESFIDLTGCETLWGSPEKTAKAIQQAIFQQFHIRSAIGLGPNRLMAKLALDIEAKKTGFVQWTYEDVPKKLWPVHPLSKMWGIGRRMEVNLNNMGIFTVGDLANMNLEALEQRFGVMGNQLYYHAHGIDYSNFEEPITSEQISFGKGQMLMRNYATRAEICVVLLEMCEDVARRTRTAGYVGRTISLGLSYSKAAMTKGFYRSKTIAEPTNETLTIYKVCKELLDTHFAGEPARQLSVRISNVEQERSIQLDLFDTGKEQRLLLGHTVDSIRERFGATSILRAVSFTKSGTAIARKRLIGGHLA, encoded by the coding sequence ATGAATCATCCACTGCCGAATCGTTCAATTATTTGTATTGACATGCGGTGCTTTTATGCAAGTTGTATAGCGGTGTTGGAAGGTCTGGATGTCATGAAAGTACCGATTGCAGTCATTGGTAATTTCAAGCAGCCTGGAAGTATCGTATTAGCTGCATCCCCGCCTATGAAAGAACAATTTCGTATTAAAACAGGCAATCGTCTTTATGAAATTCCGAAACATCCAGACATCCGTTTATTTGAGGCGAAAATGTCGTTTTTTTTAAATATGTCAATGGCGATTACAAAGTTGATTGCACAGTTCGTTCCACGTGAGGCGATTCATGTATATAGCGTTGATGAAAGCTTTATTGATTTAACGGGGTGCGAGACACTTTGGGGATCACCTGAAAAAACGGCAAAAGCGATTCAACAAGCAATTTTTCAGCAATTTCATATTCGCTCTGCCATTGGATTAGGTCCGAATCGATTAATGGCCAAGTTGGCGCTCGATATAGAAGCAAAAAAGACAGGCTTTGTACAATGGACGTATGAAGATGTGCCCAAAAAATTATGGCCTGTTCACCCGCTATCTAAAATGTGGGGAATCGGTCGTCGTATGGAAGTGAATTTGAACAATATGGGGATTTTTACGGTTGGAGATTTAGCGAATATGAACTTGGAAGCGCTTGAGCAACGGTTTGGTGTAATGGGCAATCAACTCTATTATCATGCACACGGGATTGATTATTCGAACTTTGAAGAGCCAATTACTAGTGAGCAAATTAGTTTTGGTAAAGGACAGATGCTAATGCGTAATTACGCGACACGCGCCGAAATTTGTGTCGTCCTGCTTGAAATGTGTGAGGATGTGGCGAGGCGGACACGTACAGCCGGTTATGTAGGACGTACGATTTCGCTTGGATTGTCTTATAGTAAAGCAGCGATGACGAAAGGTTTTTACCGTTCCAAAACAATCGCGGAACCGACAAATGAAACGTTGACGATTTATAAGGTGTGTAAAGAATTGCTCGATACACATTTTGCTGGAGAGCCGGCGCGCCAGTTGTCAGTACGGATTTCCAATGTAGAACAAGAGCGTAGTATTCAACTTGATTTATTTGATACAGGTAAAGAGCAGCGTTTACTTTTAGGACATACAGTAGACAGTATACGAGAGCGATTCGGTGCAACATCAATTTTACGTGCCGTTTCGTTTACAAAATCAGGAACGGCAATCGCACGTAAACGATTAATCGGTGGGCATTTAGCGTAA
- a CDS encoding YolD-like family protein: protein MNKDRGNLKWTAMMLPEHIQRLYEWEKELAYTAPKEKTEWELEDLQQTIEQAYKQGLAITFSIFKQGTWSMEFGIITALEIAKKQLLVETETAVKKLDFATIQAVQVVDNYD from the coding sequence ATGAATAAAGACCGAGGAAATTTAAAATGGACGGCAATGATGTTACCAGAGCATATTCAGCGTTTGTATGAATGGGAAAAGGAATTAGCGTACACAGCACCGAAAGAAAAAACAGAATGGGAACTAGAAGACCTACAGCAAACGATTGAACAAGCGTACAAACAAGGGCTAGCGATTACTTTTTCGATTTTTAAGCAGGGAACATGGTCCATGGAATTCGGAATCATTACAGCATTAGAAATAGCTAAAAAACAGCTGTTAGTTGAAACAGAAACGGCTGTAAAGAAGCTTGATTTTGCAACGATTCAAGCTGTACAAGTAGTTGATAACTATGATTAG
- a CDS encoding aconitate hydratase, translated as MISLDDRPIVHEFIVLELAIRSLQQDYLKLEGLKMHGFYSRWTDMLLKRLNEAYILQKRQLANKRIRIVRWIKIDAYFSDVIIATAGEDIALRYANQVLKAEVEQLLIQKATSV; from the coding sequence ATGATTAGTTTAGATGATCGACCGATTGTGCATGAGTTTATTGTGCTTGAGTTAGCCATACGTTCACTTCAACAGGACTATTTAAAACTAGAGGGCTTGAAGATGCATGGGTTTTATAGTCGCTGGACAGATATGTTGTTGAAGCGACTTAATGAGGCGTACATTTTACAAAAAAGACAGCTAGCGAACAAGCGAATTCGAATTGTTCGGTGGATAAAAATCGATGCGTATTTTAGTGACGTAATTATAGCGACGGCAGGTGAAGATATAGCCCTTCGTTACGCCAATCAAGTATTAAAAGCAGAAGTCGAACAATTGCTTATACAAAAGGCGACTTCGGTATAA
- a CDS encoding methyl-accepting chemotaxis protein gives MFSNLKFFTKNILVTIFSILIVGVILISVSYFIQGSLLKDQLRNQTKGISESWYEKIDGSEVERLMQDTNVQSEVHKKYTDMFNKMSEYNPTVAQGYIYGVELSGEKKNETSLIAFDDAIWEMFIGEGLEPGGLYEQPEIVVKALEVLKATGEPEFTEIYKDDYGTWLTFLYPIFNAQKDLIAYYAIDVDASSVGEGQAGLLKWTSMSLAVLMILSIIMQYFIVKSQLKPLNYLLAGINKASKGELVADLPEGRDELGTVNARFNEMITSLSHMVNGVTNTALKVKDDSKRLENAFKSTYDSSEEITNSINGMESNLKGQETSIEESARSMEDMSIQVQNIATDVADVYKYAEEVTSYSENGNEITYEVANRMESIVNDVENSNKNIGNLVKLSDEIGQILGVITDISSATNLLALNASIEAARAGEHGKGFAVVAQEVQKLSEQSAKSTESIRELVSRVRAAVNEAESFMENIKKGVDGGKASTQKTNEMFTKIHEFNKEITSKLQSVSLATEEISAGVEQSAAMVITLSSNAKEIVDGYGGIVDNVENQQSTLSNINSMSENLKSTSEELEEVVSKFKN, from the coding sequence ATGTTTAGTAACCTGAAGTTCTTTACAAAAAATATTCTAGTTACCATTTTTAGTATTTTAATCGTAGGTGTAATTCTCATAAGTGTCAGTTACTTTATACAAGGAAGTTTATTAAAGGATCAGCTTAGAAATCAAACAAAAGGAATTTCTGAATCATGGTACGAAAAGATTGATGGTAGCGAAGTTGAAAGATTAATGCAAGATACGAATGTTCAAAGTGAAGTACATAAGAAATATACAGATATGTTCAACAAAATGAGTGAGTATAATCCTACCGTCGCACAAGGTTATATTTATGGAGTTGAATTAAGTGGTGAAAAGAAAAATGAAACGTCTTTAATTGCCTTTGATGATGCCATTTGGGAAATGTTTATAGGAGAAGGTTTAGAGCCTGGTGGTTTATATGAACAACCTGAAATCGTTGTAAAAGCTTTAGAAGTTTTAAAAGCGACTGGCGAACCAGAATTTACAGAAATATATAAAGATGATTACGGTACATGGCTTACATTTTTGTACCCAATATTTAATGCACAAAAGGATTTAATCGCCTATTATGCAATTGATGTAGATGCCTCTAGTGTTGGGGAAGGACAAGCAGGCCTCTTAAAATGGACTTCTATGTCATTAGCAGTATTAATGATTCTTTCGATAATTATGCAGTACTTTATCGTTAAGTCTCAATTAAAACCTTTAAACTATTTATTGGCAGGAATTAATAAAGCAAGCAAAGGTGAGTTAGTAGCGGATTTACCAGAGGGCAGAGATGAATTAGGTACGGTCAATGCAAGATTTAATGAAATGATTACATCTTTAAGTCATATGGTGAATGGCGTAACGAATACAGCTTTAAAAGTGAAAGACGATTCAAAACGATTAGAAAACGCATTCAAGTCAACATATGATTCTTCAGAGGAAATTACAAACTCTATTAATGGTATGGAGTCCAATTTAAAAGGGCAAGAAACGTCAATTGAAGAATCAGCTCGCTCAATGGAAGATATGTCGATTCAAGTTCAAAATATTGCTACTGATGTAGCAGACGTTTATAAATATGCCGAAGAAGTTACGTCCTATTCAGAAAATGGTAACGAAATTACTTATGAAGTGGCCAATCGAATGGAATCGATTGTGAATGATGTGGAAAATTCAAATAAAAACATCGGTAATTTAGTGAAATTATCCGATGAAATCGGTCAAATTTTAGGCGTTATTACAGACATTTCGAGTGCGACCAATTTATTAGCTTTAAATGCAAGTATTGAAGCAGCACGCGCAGGGGAACATGGTAAAGGCTTTGCAGTAGTGGCGCAAGAAGTCCAAAAACTTTCTGAGCAATCTGCTAAATCTACGGAAAGTATTCGAGAGCTTGTTAGCCGTGTTCGCGCGGCGGTAAATGAAGCGGAATCGTTTATGGAAAATATTAAAAAGGGTGTTGATGGCGGTAAAGCATCCACTCAAAAAACAAATGAAATGTTCACAAAAATTCATGAATTCAATAAAGAGATTACTTCAAAATTACAATCTGTGTCGTTGGCAACGGAAGAAATTTCGGCAGGTGTAGAACAATCAGCTGCAATGGTTATTACATTATCTTCGAATGCTAAAGAAATTGTAGATGGTTATGGAGGAATTGTAGATAACGTTGAAAATCAACAAAGTACGTTAAGCAACATCAATAGTATGTCAGAGAATTTAAAAAGTACTTCTGAAGAATTAGAAGAGGTAGTAAGTAAGTTTAAAAACTAG
- a CDS encoding amino acid adenylation domain-containing protein, translated as METILNKFSQVVTQHGNSIALKERNRQLTYLELDNESNKIANYLISNGLKKGDFVAIYLKRSIDTVISLLSIIKAGGVYVSLDPTHPDDRNNYIIEDINTSFIISNTDSFEKIKGLQLNPSMNILLVDDLKTNFEPKSFKYVEDNSNDVCYTIFTSGTTGKPKGTLIRQQGILNLVHYMQEDWQVNEQDRILQFATYSFDASVLDTFLSLLTGSLLYLIDDEERMAESNFLDVVKTEEITVIPVLPTVFFNRIVNYLTEENSKLFATVKLVGVGGELLTGDLARKFKASFCGEARFFNLYGPTEITVMATAYEVPKDLGSDVYSVPIGKQLPGNKIYIVNEEGKACEENEVGELWIASVGISLGYLNNTEKTEEVFIKNPFDPHLYGGIVYRSGDLVKKLKDGNVEFVSRMDTQVKIRGHRIEIAEIETKMNEIEDIENAVVVVEKEEDDQILKAFFTSNKQVELTSIIEALKIDLPSYMLPTKLQQLEDIPFAPTGKVDRKALEKLEAERVSLSRSEQFIAPRNAVEEDIVAVWKKVLKIDEISVLDNLFEIGGHSLKVIEILSYLKPAYPVLTIKDFFDLKTVENLANKVLNTSNVVEEQFNGEFTYLAELPEIPVNGALPEAQTVFVTGSTGFLGSHITNKLLEEGKDVILLVRGETAESRVKDTMYNYFNTGLSTKITIVNGDLTKKYLGLPKEEFRQLALKIDAIIHSAADVRHFGDREHFEKVNVQGTKNIFELVDFNTKITFHHISTVGVIQDLLAEGKWDLLKEATEFPEQLHLESVYTDTKMIAEKWILDKAKEGKQVFVYRMGNLTGRYSDGRFQSNIDGNAFYRMMKLIIMVNKAPKVQWMVDFTPIDFAAEVVVKSLLTAKHLGRVYHVCHPNPIPFEHFISILNELDLNIEMVEKAVYEEYVLSGNVNEEVKNLGVAQLDGDGASDSNAVFDSKNTMNRLGMNQLPLLEKEYIGKLIDYAIAEGFIKVAVRI; from the coding sequence ATGGAAACTATTTTAAATAAGTTTAGTCAAGTTGTTACACAGCACGGAAATTCAATTGCACTAAAAGAACGAAATCGACAATTAACTTATTTGGAGTTGGATAATGAATCGAATAAAATTGCGAACTATTTAATTTCAAATGGTCTTAAAAAGGGAGATTTTGTTGCAATTTATTTGAAAAGAAGTATTGATACGGTCATTTCATTACTAAGCATTATAAAGGCAGGGGGTGTTTATGTTTCTTTAGACCCTACGCATCCGGATGATCGAAATAACTACATTATTGAGGATATTAATACTTCATTTATTATTAGTAATACGGACTCTTTCGAGAAAATAAAAGGGTTACAGTTAAATCCTTCAATGAATATTTTACTTGTTGATGATTTAAAGACGAATTTTGAGCCAAAATCATTTAAATATGTCGAGGATAATAGTAATGATGTTTGCTACACAATTTTTACATCTGGTACTACCGGCAAGCCAAAAGGTACGCTCATTCGTCAACAAGGTATTCTGAATTTAGTTCATTACATGCAAGAAGATTGGCAAGTGAATGAGCAAGATCGAATTTTACAATTTGCTACTTATAGTTTTGATGCGTCGGTATTAGATACGTTTCTATCACTCTTAACAGGCTCTTTATTGTATTTAATTGATGATGAAGAAAGAATGGCTGAAAGTAATTTTTTAGATGTTGTGAAAACCGAAGAAATAACAGTCATTCCAGTACTACCAACCGTTTTCTTTAATCGAATTGTCAATTATTTAACAGAAGAAAACTCGAAATTATTCGCCACTGTTAAACTTGTCGGTGTAGGTGGAGAATTATTAACGGGTGATTTAGCGAGAAAGTTTAAAGCGAGTTTTTGTGGCGAAGCGAGATTTTTTAATTTATATGGACCAACTGAAATTACAGTAATGGCAACTGCATATGAAGTACCGAAAGATTTGGGAAGTGATGTATACAGCGTTCCAATCGGGAAGCAATTGCCAGGGAATAAAATTTATATCGTGAACGAAGAAGGAAAAGCATGTGAAGAAAATGAAGTAGGGGAACTATGGATCGCTTCTGTCGGTATTTCTTTAGGTTATTTAAATAATACTGAAAAAACGGAAGAAGTATTTATTAAAAACCCATTTGACCCGCACCTTTATGGGGGAATTGTCTATCGGTCTGGGGATCTTGTAAAAAAATTAAAAGACGGCAATGTTGAATTTGTTTCGAGAATGGACACTCAAGTGAAAATTCGTGGGCATCGTATTGAAATTGCCGAAATTGAAACAAAAATGAATGAAATAGAGGATATTGAAAATGCGGTTGTTGTAGTAGAAAAAGAAGAGGATGACCAAATTTTAAAAGCTTTCTTCACTTCAAATAAGCAAGTTGAACTTACATCGATAATCGAGGCTTTGAAAATAGACTTACCGAGTTACATGCTCCCTACAAAATTGCAACAGCTAGAAGACATTCCATTTGCGCCCACAGGTAAAGTAGATCGTAAAGCTTTAGAGAAACTCGAAGCAGAACGTGTATCACTTTCGAGATCAGAACAATTCATTGCACCGCGTAATGCAGTGGAAGAAGACATTGTAGCTGTTTGGAAAAAGGTATTAAAAATTGATGAAATTAGTGTCCTTGATAATTTATTTGAAATTGGTGGACACTCTTTAAAAGTAATTGAAATTTTATCATACTTAAAACCAGCGTACCCAGTTTTAACAATTAAAGATTTCTTCGACTTGAAAACGGTAGAAAATTTAGCGAATAAAGTGTTAAACACATCGAATGTAGTGGAAGAACAGTTTAATGGTGAATTCACATATTTAGCTGAACTTCCGGAAATACCTGTTAATGGAGCGTTACCTGAGGCGCAGACGGTATTTGTTACGGGATCAACAGGGTTTTTAGGGAGTCATATAACGAATAAATTGCTTGAAGAAGGAAAAGATGTCATTTTACTTGTGCGCGGTGAAACAGCAGAAAGCCGTGTAAAAGATACGATGTACAATTATTTTAATACAGGGTTAAGTACAAAAATTACGATTGTAAATGGAGATTTGACGAAGAAGTATTTAGGTCTTCCAAAAGAAGAATTTAGACAATTAGCATTAAAAATCGATGCGATTATTCATTCAGCAGCTGATGTAAGGCATTTTGGGGATCGAGAACATTTTGAGAAAGTGAATGTTCAAGGGACGAAAAATATTTTTGAATTAGTCGATTTTAATACGAAAATTACTTTCCATCATATTTCTACTGTAGGCGTTATACAAGATTTATTAGCAGAAGGAAAGTGGGATTTATTAAAGGAAGCGACTGAATTCCCTGAACAGTTACATTTGGAAAGTGTTTATACAGATACAAAAATGATAGCTGAAAAATGGATATTAGATAAAGCGAAAGAAGGAAAACAAGTTTTCGTTTACCGAATGGGTAATTTGACGGGGCGCTATAGCGATGGGCGTTTCCAGAGTAATATTGATGGAAATGCATTTTATCGTATGATGAAGTTAATCATCATGGTAAATAAAGCACCTAAAGTACAATGGATGGTAGACTTTACACCTATTGATTTTGCAGCGGAAGTGGTAGTGAAATCTTTACTAACAGCCAAGCATTTAGGACGTGTGTATCATGTATGCCACCCGAACCCGATTCCATTTGAACACTTTATTTCAATTTTAAATGAGTTGGATTTAAATATAGAAATGGTAGAAAAAGCAGTGTATGAGGAATATGTTTTAAGTGGAAATGTGAATGAAGAAGTGAAAAATTTAGGTGTTGCTCAGCTAGATGGAGATGGTGCTAGTGATTCAAATGCTGTTTTCGATAGTAAAAATACGATGAACCGTCTAGGAATGAATCAATTGCCTCTATTAGAAAAAGAGTATATTGGAAAATTAATTGATTATGCAATTGCAGAAGGCTTTATTAAAGTAGCTGTTCGCATATAA
- a CDS encoding 4'-phosphopantetheinyl transferase family protein, translating to MKLYIVKNWLEKVGKSERKTNGSVLLVKKIVGDMDIQKNANGKPFILNDKQFINWSHNDEYLVIALSELGQIGVDVEMSHLPYDEKLYGWILHKEEKSKLQQGRLFSEIWTRKEAILKCSGEGISDKMCELNSYQMMNLHVTTLFLSGLCISICSEYQEAIELYQIS from the coding sequence ATGAAACTATATATTGTAAAAAATTGGTTGGAGAAAGTGGGTAAGAGTGAACGTAAGACAAATGGGTCCGTCCTTTTAGTGAAAAAAATAGTAGGGGATATGGATATACAAAAAAATGCAAATGGTAAACCGTTTATTTTGAATGACAAGCAATTTATCAATTGGTCCCATAACGATGAATATTTAGTCATTGCATTGAGCGAATTAGGTCAGATTGGTGTAGACGTAGAAATGAGTCATTTACCATATGATGAAAAGTTATACGGCTGGATTTTACATAAGGAAGAAAAAAGTAAACTACAGCAAGGCCGTTTGTTTTCTGAAATTTGGACTCGAAAAGAAGCCATTTTAAAATGTAGTGGTGAAGGAATTAGTGACAAAATGTGTGAATTAAACAGTTACCAAATGATGAATTTGCATGTTACGACTCTATTTTTAAGTGGGTTATGCATTAGCATATGTAGCGAGTATCAAGAAGCGATTGAACTCTATCAAATCTCGTGA